The genomic segment TAATTCAGGTATGAACTCTTCTTTGCGGTTTATTATTTCCTTTAATTGTGCTTCTGGAAATTTCCCATTATTATATTCAATTTCTTTAAGTAATTCATTCATAAAATAAAACTCCTTCTTCATTTGATTCGCTACTAATGTATTATCTTATAATTTCTTTATAATATCAATGCTTTTTATATTTTCAAGGTCTCTCTATCACCAAGTACATTTTCACTTCCCCTAATAACTTGGATAAAGGCATCAGCAATCTCTTTATCGAACTGATTACCGCTAGATCTACTAATCTCATCAATAGCGTCTTTATAAATTTTGCTTTTATTGTAAGGTCTGCACTACGAAAAAAATAATGAGGTCAGTAAAACTGACCTCATTTCTTTATTATTTTTCTCTTAGACATTTTGGTTCTACAGGCTGATAAGTAAACCACCAGCATGCTGAAGAAGCTACAGAAGCCGCCACAAATGTAGTTACCACTGCAATTAAAGTGAATAGGTGTTTATTTATTTTCTTCATACTAATTTTACCTCCTTTTCTTAATATTTATGATTTAAAAAGGTATCTACTTTACCTATTAATAAGTGTGCTGGAGCTGTAAGCGTAAATGCTTGCCATAAGATGCCTGAATATATGCATAGAGCATAAAAAAGTAGATTTATTCCACCACTATTTATATACAACAGGATAATAAATACTGAAATGATTAAATAAACACTTAAAAGTATTGTAGATCCTTTTTTCATCCGCTTTCTTTTTTCTTCTTTTACTATAGGCTTTGAGGCACTGTCCACTGGGGCTAATTTGTAAATTATGTAATAGGACCATATAAAAATCAATGTTCCTATTATTATAATTAATTTTAAATTAACCACTGAGCTCATTAAAAGCGATATTAATACCGCTTCTCCTACACATACAATTGTTCCTATGAAAGTGCAAATTCCTGGTGAACTTGCATGAACTCCTCCAGAATATTTTCTAAGAATACTTGCTGTAAAGGAAATTATTAGAGCTTCAAACGCTACATGAAACAACAATCCAAATAAAAATACA from the Clostridium sp. CM027 genome contains:
- a CDS encoding cyclic lactone autoinducer peptide translates to MKKINKHLFTLIAVVTTFVAASVASSACWWFTYQPVEPKCLREK
- a CDS encoding accessory gene regulator ArgB-like protein, which produces MEKLSDNIANKVALELSLDEDNREVIAYGTFALMQMFISIIIVFLFGLLFHVAFEALIISFTASILRKYSGGVHASSPGICTFIGTIVCVGEAVLISLLMSSVVNLKLIIIIGTLIFIWSYYIIYKLAPVDSASKPIVKEEKRKRMKKGSTILLSVYLIISVFIILLYINSGGINLLFYALCIYSGILWQAFTLTAPAHLLIGKVDTFLNHKY